The sequence TTTGTATTGTTTGCTATAATCTTTTCCTCTAATTTTAAGGGCAATTTTAAATAATAATTTTTTTTCCATAATTTTATTAATTAAATTGTGGTTTTTAATTTTATTTTAAATTTGCTTTATTTCTAAAAACCGCCCAACGATAGCGGAAAGACACATAAGAGAGCTTTGGAAGTTTTAGTAATAAATCAGGATAAGATTTTAACAATTGTAAGCAGTATTTTAGGTTTTTTTGCTTAATATTTTTGGTAAACAGATTAATAATTTGCGCATCTTTTTCTTTTTGTAATAAGTTATTTATTGCCAAAATAGTATCGGAATTAAGATTTGACCAAGTTAACATTTGTTTAAGAACCTTGATTAGTTGCCTAGCACTATTCTCTCTATTTGTAGACAGTGAATTAGGAGTTAAACGATAAAGATATAGTGGTTCATTATATATTCGTAGAATAAGACCTATCTGAAAAAGTTGGCACCAATATTTAAAATCTTCCGCACTAGAAATGGTTTCATCAAATAGAATTTTATTTTTAATTATAGCATCTAAGGGGATCAATGGTTTCAACCCTAAAGGATTTTTTAAAAAATCTGTAAAAGTATAATCTTTTGTTGATTGGTAAGCAATATTGATGTGGTATTGAGCAAATCCTGTGGTCAAAGGTTTTAACCCCTCAGGTGTGTCAAGGCATATTTGTAGATTATCAGAAATAAAAAAGTTAGGTCCTGCTTCTTCGGCTATTGGGATTATATGTTTTAATCTTTTTGGAGCAAAACAATCATCAGCGTCTAAAAATGTAATCCATTTTCCTTTGGCGATTTTTATTCCTACGTTTCTAGCAAAAGATACACCACGATTATTTGTTTGGGGCAAGAATATAATCCGTTTATCAGTAAAAGACCCCATAATTTTTGCCGTATTATCTGTAGATCCATCATCTATAAGAATTAATTCAAAATTAGAATAAGTTTGTTGGAGCACCGAATTGATGCAATCTTTAATATACTTTTCAGCATTATAGGCAGGTACTACAATAGAAACTAATGGGCTTTTATCTTTTGCCATAATGA is a genomic window of Parcubacteria group bacterium ADurb.Bin159 containing:
- the epsJ_3 gene encoding putative glycosyltransferase EpsJ, which translates into the protein MAKDKSPLVSIVVPAYNAEKYIKDCINSVLQQTYSNFELILIDDGSTDNTAKIMGSFTDKRIIFLPQTNNRGVSFARNVGIKIAKGKWITFLDADDCFAPKRLKHIIPIAEEAGPNFFISDNLQICLDTPEGLKPLTTGFAQYHINIAYQSTKDYTFTDFLKNPLGLKPLIPLDAIIKNKILFDETISSAEDFKYWCQLFQIGLILRIYNEPLYLYRLTPNSLSTNRENSARQLIKVLKQMLTWSNLNSDTILAINNLLQKEKDAQIINLFTKNIKQKNLKYCLQLLKSYPDLLLKLPKLSYVSFRYRWAVFRNKANLK